In Silvanigrella paludirubra, the following are encoded in one genomic region:
- a CDS encoding M13 family metallopeptidase gives MTIKMRSLYTSIITIACFSSSISFSSEIPTIPDAKFVVPEKREFQLNKSISPCNNFFEYVCSNEIKDFKLPESKNRYIFSINDASERIKKQRFEYINSLLNESNLSAQNKMIKNYYSSCMNEKSRKTEELLLIEEYKKEIVNLSKQELLEKFAQESLTGNSNLISINEFNNRNNPKIKDILFYYHLRLGSKDYYSDENLMKDYHDLMIQFFDLISMSSLKNETSFLIDFEKSIAKVYPSKAEFRNIFTSNISIKREKLLSNYPNLYFKTMLNKIPNNINVNLVTKDVIKQINVLFQKVSIKELQALAIWNRFSMQDIKYSYPEFYIKNKDFQNKYFGSSKIEESLELQCTVDTSQILERNLDIEVLNKYYKNFPENRVKSIVHQIQKTTLENVEKNTWLSKEAKSKAELKIKKIRFQLVKPDNLEDWDLIETTELNPDSFIKNKRKIADNDFNKMLKEIKLPVNDLKWQMSPLTVNAYYNPTANQFVMPLGILQAPFFDETKSDIINFGSVGMVVAHEIGHSIDDQGSKYDELGKLNPWMNKEDLKLFNKKTFKIINLFAKDGIDGKLTLGENIADFVGVKNAFQSAFPNKTSENKEEQKEFFIQFAKVWCGVLQPKVREYFIKNDPHSPIDLRVNNQMKLSEKFEETFSCKKGDPMTLPNEERISLW, from the coding sequence ATGACAATTAAAATGAGATCTTTATATACTTCAATTATAACTATAGCGTGCTTTTCAAGTAGTATTTCTTTTTCAAGCGAAATACCAACAATACCTGACGCCAAGTTTGTTGTTCCTGAAAAGCGAGAATTTCAATTAAATAAAAGCATTTCACCATGCAATAATTTTTTTGAATATGTTTGTTCAAATGAAATTAAAGATTTTAAATTACCAGAGAGCAAAAATCGTTATATTTTTAGTATTAATGATGCTTCTGAAAGAATAAAAAAACAACGTTTTGAATATATTAATTCTCTTTTAAATGAATCAAATTTATCAGCACAAAATAAAATGATAAAAAACTATTATTCATCATGCATGAATGAAAAATCAAGAAAAACAGAAGAACTATTATTAATAGAAGAATATAAAAAAGAAATAGTAAATTTATCAAAACAAGAATTATTAGAGAAGTTTGCTCAAGAATCTTTAACAGGAAATTCAAATTTAATAAGCATTAATGAGTTTAATAATAGAAATAATCCAAAAATTAAAGATATTTTATTTTATTATCATCTACGTTTAGGTTCAAAGGACTACTATTCTGATGAAAATTTAATGAAAGATTATCATGATCTAATGATTCAATTTTTTGATCTTATTTCTATGTCTAGTCTGAAAAATGAAACTTCGTTTTTAATAGATTTTGAAAAATCAATTGCTAAAGTATACCCATCAAAAGCAGAGTTCAGAAATATATTTACTAGTAATATTTCTATTAAAAGAGAAAAGCTTCTATCAAATTATCCCAATCTTTATTTTAAAACAATGTTAAATAAAATACCTAATAATATCAATGTTAATTTAGTCACAAAAGATGTTATAAAACAAATTAATGTTCTTTTTCAGAAAGTCTCAATTAAAGAATTACAGGCATTAGCTATTTGGAATCGATTTTCAATGCAGGATATCAAATATTCATATCCAGAATTTTATATAAAAAATAAAGATTTTCAAAATAAATATTTTGGTTCTTCTAAAATTGAAGAGTCCCTAGAATTGCAATGTACTGTTGATACAAGTCAAATTTTGGAAAGAAATTTAGATATTGAAGTTTTAAATAAATATTACAAAAACTTTCCCGAGAATAGAGTAAAGAGTATTGTTCATCAAATTCAAAAAACGACTCTAGAAAATGTAGAAAAAAATACTTGGTTATCGAAAGAAGCGAAATCAAAGGCAGAATTGAAAATTAAAAAAATTCGTTTTCAATTGGTTAAACCAGATAATCTTGAAGATTGGGATTTAATTGAAACTACGGAATTAAATCCTGATAGTTTCATAAAAAATAAAAGAAAAATAGCAGATAATGATTTCAATAAAATGCTCAAAGAAATAAAGTTACCAGTGAATGATTTAAAATGGCAAATGTCTCCATTAACGGTAAATGCTTATTATAATCCTACTGCAAATCAATTTGTAATGCCTCTTGGCATATTACAAGCGCCATTTTTTGATGAGACAAAATCAGATATCATTAATTTTGGTTCTGTAGGTATGGTTGTTGCCCATGAAATTGGTCATTCGATTGATGATCAGGGCTCAAAATATGATGAGTTAGGAAAATTAAATCCTTGGATGAATAAAGAAGATCTAAAACTATTTAATAAAAAAACTTTTAAAATAATTAATCTTTTTGCTAAGGATGGGATCGATGGAAAATTAACTTTAGGAGAAAATATAGCAGATTTTGTTGGAGTTAAAAATGCTTTCCAATCCGCTTTTCCAAATAAAACATCAGAAAATAAAGAAGAGCAAAAAGAATTTTTTATTCAATTTGCTAAAGTTTGGTGCGGTGTATTGCAACCAAAAGTAAGAGAATATTTTATTAAAAATGATCCTCATTCTCCAATTGATTTAAGAGTTAATAATCAAATGAAATTATCTGAAAAATTTGAAGAAACTTTTTCTTGTAAAAAAGGTGATCCAATGACTCTTCCAAATGAAGAAAGAATCTCACTATGGTAG
- a CDS encoding glutamate-5-semialdehyde dehydrogenase produces the protein MYELKNQFQKTKKSSYVLNNLSDPIKNEVLKTLSKNLIVMHQTILIENAKDLEKMSKENPLYDRLLLTKDRVLSFANDILKIVKLKSPVQKILNEKILENGLKLQKITVPLGVIGIIYEARPNVTIDVFTLCFKSGNAVILKGGKEAHYSNSILYEIIKKTLIEHHINSDIVYLLPPEREATEFLIQAVGLVDVVIPRGSKQLIDYVRNHSKVPVIETGAGIVHTYFDSSGDLEKGRRIIENAKTRRVSVCNALDTLIIHKNRLNDLYDLIKDLSLKNVEIFADELSYNKLIEKYPDQLLNKAKEEDFGTEFLSLKMSIKTVNSIEEAFEHIFQYSSGHSEAIIAEDENAIQSFFQNIDAAAVYANAPTSFTDGGEFEMGSEIGISTQKLHARGPMGLEELTSYKWLITGNGEQIRK, from the coding sequence ATGTATGAATTAAAAAATCAATTTCAAAAAACTAAAAAATCAAGCTATGTTTTAAATAATTTAAGTGATCCCATTAAGAACGAAGTCCTTAAAACTTTATCAAAAAATTTAATTGTAATGCATCAAACCATTTTAATTGAAAATGCTAAAGATTTAGAAAAAATGAGCAAAGAAAATCCATTATATGATAGATTATTACTAACAAAAGATAGAGTTCTAAGTTTTGCTAATGACATTTTAAAAATAGTAAAACTAAAATCACCTGTTCAAAAAATTTTAAATGAAAAAATACTCGAAAATGGATTAAAATTACAAAAAATAACTGTTCCTTTAGGAGTAATAGGAATCATATATGAAGCAAGACCAAATGTAACAATAGACGTTTTTACACTTTGCTTTAAGTCAGGAAACGCTGTTATCCTAAAAGGCGGAAAAGAAGCTCATTATAGCAATTCAATTTTATATGAAATCATAAAAAAAACCTTAATAGAACATCATATAAATTCTGATATTGTTTATTTACTGCCCCCAGAAAGAGAAGCTACAGAATTTTTAATTCAAGCGGTTGGTCTTGTTGATGTTGTTATTCCACGTGGTAGTAAGCAATTAATAGATTATGTTCGAAATCATTCTAAAGTTCCTGTAATTGAAACTGGTGCAGGAATTGTCCATACATACTTTGATTCTAGTGGAGATTTAGAAAAAGGACGCCGCATTATTGAAAATGCAAAAACCCGAAGAGTCAGCGTTTGCAATGCACTTGATACCTTAATTATTCATAAAAATAGATTAAATGATTTATATGATTTAATTAAAGATTTAAGTTTAAAAAATGTAGAAATTTTTGCAGATGAATTAAGTTATAATAAACTAATTGAGAAATATCCTGATCAACTTCTAAATAAAGCAAAAGAAGAAGATTTTGGAACTGAGTTTTTATCATTAAAAATGTCTATAAAAACTGTAAATTCAATAGAAGAAGCTTTTGAACATATTTTTCAATACTCCTCTGGCCATAGCGAAGCGATTATAGCTGAAGATGAAAATGCGATTCAATCCTTTTTTCAAAATATAGATGCAGCTGCTGTCTATGCAAACGCTCCCACTTCTTTTACAGATGGTGGAGAATTTGAAATGGGTTCTGAAATAGGTATAAGCACTCAAAAATTACATGCACGTGGTCCAATGGGACTTGAAGAACTCACAAGTTATAAGTGGCTAATTACTGGAAATGGCGAACAAATCAGAAAATAA
- a CDS encoding M13 family metallopeptidase produces the protein MFYIIIFINIFIFNAAYTQNYVDFNYKNFYNREFKLNEDISPCENFYDYVCSNENNKNILPQNKHSYVYSHEDAILEINNDRKNYINSILNRKDNSPRSEMIKNYYNSCISENARKLEEFELIDKYKNQLFKNNKNDLLIKIALDALNGHLYFFNIEESLNSENNKIKDIFFTYELPLKLKSIYSENNSMIEYENIIKLFLKNMNIKNYESMANYIIEFEKSIANIYPNEKNLNEIIMKDKKVNRDYLLNKFPNIYFKYILPKIPIEIKISIIPENAFLHLNLLLEKSTKEELQSLILWYKLSKGEIRYSFPDFYFQKENFKSKYFKNSNKENDIKDHCYLSTIKSFERNLDYELFHSYNKEIPYAKIYNLITDLKNTFKKNIYNNKWLSNSAKDHAINKINFIRFEIAKPENMKDWGLEPVLNLSTKKYLKNQMKILQNEFKLMINQINQNANSSKWLYSPLYTSAYYTTNLNKFFIPYGVLKSSILDQRLSDKLDYYSLSITIAHEMSHAFDGNGIEFDAYGNIHSWLSENEKLYLKKELDKMVLLFNTENNDGEITLDENIADLNGLKISYQNHFPENKKINNNEKRKFFIQYAKKWCGLETEDKYLKEIKKHSFLKLRVNFQMMLSEDFEKTFSCQVNQPMTLKNEQRLLLW, from the coding sequence ATGTTCTATATTATAATATTTATAAATATTTTTATTTTTAATGCTGCATATACACAAAATTATGTTGATTTTAATTATAAGAATTTTTATAATAGAGAATTTAAGTTAAACGAAGATATTTCACCCTGTGAAAATTTTTATGATTATGTTTGCTCAAATGAAAATAATAAAAATATATTACCCCAAAATAAGCATAGCTATGTTTATAGTCATGAAGATGCAATTTTGGAAATAAATAATGATAGGAAAAATTATATAAACTCAATTTTAAATAGAAAAGATAATTCACCAAGAAGTGAAATGATTAAAAATTATTACAATTCTTGTATTAGTGAAAATGCTAGAAAATTAGAGGAGTTTGAATTAATAGATAAATATAAAAACCAATTATTTAAAAATAATAAAAATGATTTACTTATTAAAATAGCATTAGATGCCTTGAATGGTCATTTATACTTTTTTAATATAGAAGAGAGTTTAAATTCTGAGAATAATAAAATAAAAGATATATTTTTTACTTATGAATTACCACTTAAATTGAAAAGTATCTATTCTGAAAATAATTCAATGATTGAGTACGAAAATATAATAAAATTATTTTTAAAGAATATGAATATTAAAAATTATGAATCTATGGCTAATTATATTATTGAATTTGAAAAAAGCATTGCAAATATTTATCCAAATGAAAAAAATTTAAATGAAATAATTATGAAAGACAAAAAAGTAAATAGAGATTATTTATTAAATAAATTTCCAAATATTTATTTTAAATATATTTTACCTAAAATACCAATTGAAATTAAAATTTCTATAATACCAGAAAATGCTTTTTTACATTTGAATTTATTACTTGAAAAATCCACAAAAGAAGAATTGCAATCTTTAATACTCTGGTACAAATTGTCTAAAGGTGAAATTAGATATTCATTTCCAGATTTTTATTTTCAAAAAGAAAATTTTAAAAGTAAATATTTTAAAAATTCAAATAAGGAAAATGATATAAAAGATCATTGTTATTTATCAACCATAAAATCTTTTGAAAGAAATTTAGATTATGAGTTATTTCATAGTTACAATAAAGAAATTCCTTATGCAAAAATTTATAATTTGATTACAGATCTTAAAAATACTTTTAAAAAAAATATTTATAATAATAAATGGCTTTCAAATTCAGCAAAGGATCATGCAATAAATAAAATTAATTTTATTCGCTTTGAAATAGCAAAACCTGAAAATATGAAAGACTGGGGATTAGAGCCTGTTCTAAATTTAAGCACTAAAAAATATTTAAAAAATCAAATGAAAATCTTACAAAATGAATTTAAACTAATGATAAATCAAATTAATCAAAATGCAAATTCATCTAAATGGCTTTACTCACCTCTTTATACTAGTGCTTATTATACAACTAATTTAAATAAGTTTTTTATTCCGTATGGTGTATTAAAATCATCTATTTTAGATCAAAGACTATCAGATAAATTAGATTATTATTCATTAAGTATAACTATCGCTCATGAAATGTCGCATGCATTTGATGGTAATGGAATTGAGTTTGATGCCTATGGAAATATACATTCTTGGCTTTCTGAAAATGAAAAATTATATTTAAAGAAAGAATTGGATAAAATGGTTTTATTATTTAATACTGAAAATAATGATGGAGAAATCACTTTAGACGAAAATATAGCAGATTTAAATGGTTTAAAAATATCATATCAAAATCATTTTCCTGAAAATAAAAAAATAAATAATAATGAAAAAAGGAAATTTTTTATTCAATATGCAAAAAAATGGTGTGGCTTAGAAACAGAGGACAAATATTTAAAAGAGATAAAAAAACATTCTTTTCTAAAATTACGTGTCAATTTTCAAATGATGTTATCTGAAGATTTTGAAAAAACCTTTTCATGTCAAGTAAATCAACCTATGACTTTAAAAAATGAACAAAGGCTTTTGCTCTGGTGA
- a CDS encoding M13 family metallopeptidase gives MSTKLKKLFLILPLIILSCNKKNESFIYENQNNNIQIDSIKLNNNNFLTHLNKDVSPCTNFYEYVCSEEEKKYKLSNNKSGLYIGIDKAETKVKEQRKQYLKSLIKQKVLNNRNKTLKDFYQSCLNTNLREFESKTYIENYLNNLSFYDKNKMLDHLFQESIYSNMNLIKILEVPNKKNNKVKDLLFYHELPLMNKIFYENKDLLDDYKILIEQLFNTLKINDSSHHANFIIDFERKISKIYPQNISQIYYNSDISIERSILLNKYSNLYFNKILNKIPNHINLNIISEEVFLLMNDIFERASTSELFALSVWYKLNDEELVKFSLPIFYSKLKEFKNKYFGSSLENLSIENECTNIAENFFGKNIEYEISKNYYKNFSNNKIVNMIDQIKKEYISALKKNNWLSENSKNKAEIKLNKMKFQIVRPNNVTDWNLENLINIDVNQYYLNILKLKERNFKKLINEINHEIINTKWQMSPLNANAYYDQRANQFIILLGILQPPFYDVHFSENLNYGGIGVVIAHEIAHSIDNYGANYDEIGNYNPWMSDLDQEKFKTKSEKFVNFFNNSGVNAVKTLSENLSDFNALRFSYKAAKIHEKDISVKKDFFIQSAKIFCAVYSPLEKENLLKNSNYSPPDFRVNNQMKLSKEFSSVFSCKKEDPLYFYKENISNFW, from the coding sequence ATGAGCACTAAATTAAAAAAATTATTTCTAATTTTACCTTTAATTATTTTATCTTGTAATAAAAAAAATGAATCATTTATTTATGAAAATCAAAATAATAATATTCAAATAGATTCTATAAAATTGAATAATAATAATTTTCTTACACATTTAAATAAAGATGTTTCACCGTGTACAAATTTTTATGAATACGTTTGTTCAGAAGAAGAAAAAAAATACAAATTATCAAACAATAAATCAGGATTATATATTGGAATTGACAAAGCCGAGACGAAAGTCAAAGAACAAAGAAAGCAATATTTAAAATCGCTTATAAAGCAAAAAGTATTAAATAATAGAAATAAAACTTTAAAAGATTTTTATCAATCTTGTTTAAATACTAATTTGAGAGAGTTTGAATCAAAAACATATATTGAAAATTATCTTAATAATTTATCTTTTTACGATAAAAATAAAATGTTAGACCATTTATTTCAAGAATCTATTTATTCAAATATGAATTTAATAAAAATTTTAGAAGTACCAAATAAAAAAAATAATAAAGTAAAGGATTTGTTATTTTATCATGAGCTCCCATTAATGAATAAAATATTTTATGAGAATAAGGATTTGTTAGACGATTATAAAATTCTTATTGAACAACTTTTTAATACTTTAAAAATAAATGATTCTTCTCATCATGCAAATTTTATTATTGATTTTGAAAGAAAAATATCAAAAATATATCCACAAAATATTTCCCAAATTTATTATAACTCAGATATTTCAATTGAAAGAAGTATATTATTAAATAAATATTCAAACCTATACTTTAATAAAATTTTAAATAAAATTCCGAATCATATAAATTTAAATATAATATCAGAAGAAGTTTTTCTATTAATGAATGATATTTTTGAAAGGGCATCAACATCCGAGCTTTTTGCTCTTTCTGTTTGGTATAAATTGAATGATGAGGAGCTTGTGAAATTTTCTTTACCAATATTTTATTCTAAATTGAAAGAATTTAAAAATAAATATTTTGGAAGTTCATTAGAAAATTTATCAATTGAAAATGAATGTACAAATATTGCTGAAAATTTTTTTGGTAAAAATATTGAATATGAAATTAGTAAAAATTATTATAAAAATTTTTCAAATAATAAAATTGTAAATATGATTGATCAAATTAAAAAAGAATACATTAGCGCTTTGAAAAAGAATAATTGGTTATCAGAAAATTCTAAAAATAAAGCAGAAATTAAATTAAATAAAATGAAATTTCAAATTGTTAGACCAAATAATGTGACAGATTGGAATTTAGAAAATTTAATTAATATAGATGTAAATCAATATTATTTAAATATTTTAAAATTAAAAGAAAGAAATTTTAAAAAATTAATAAATGAAATTAATCATGAAATTATTAATACAAAATGGCAAATGTCTCCTTTAAATGCGAATGCATATTATGATCAGAGAGCTAATCAATTTATTATTTTATTAGGTATTTTACAACCTCCTTTTTATGATGTCCATTTTTCAGAGAATTTAAACTATGGTGGTATTGGTGTAGTTATTGCTCATGAAATTGCTCACTCCATTGATAATTATGGAGCAAATTATGATGAAATTGGTAATTATAATCCATGGATGTCAGATTTAGATCAAGAAAAATTTAAAACAAAAAGTGAAAAGTTTGTTAATTTTTTTAATAACTCTGGTGTTAATGCTGTTAAGACATTAAGTGAGAATCTGTCCGATTTTAATGCATTGAGGTTTTCATATAAAGCAGCAAAAATTCATGAAAAAGATATATCCGTAAAAAAAGATTTTTTTATTCAATCAGCTAAAATATTTTGTGCAGTATATTCTCCATTAGAAAAAGAAAATTTATTAAAAAATAGTAATTATTCCCCACCTGATTTTAGAGTTAATAATCAGATGAAACTTTCAAAAGAATTTTCTAGCGTATTTTCTTGTAAAAAAGAAGATCCTCTTTATTTTTATAAGGAAAATATTTCTAATTTTTGGTAA